One Burkholderiales bacterium genomic region harbors:
- the dapA gene encoding 4-hydroxy-tetrahydrodipicolinate synthase, whose protein sequence is MIKGSLVALVTPMHEDGSLDWEAYRALIEFHIAQQTDGLVVVGTTGESPTVDFDEHRRLIEEAVKIAAGRIPVIAGTGANSTREAIELTEAARKAGATACLLVAPYYNKPGQEGLYRHYRAVAEAVDIPQILYNVPGRTASDIANDTALKLAQIPNIVGIKDATGNLQRGTDLILRAPEGFAIYSGDDASALALMLLGGHGVISVTANVAPRLMHEMCMAALAGRVEEARAINARLFPLHDKLFVEANPIPVKWCVAQMGLIKGGIRLPLTPLAPAHHDTLRAAMRRAGVLD, encoded by the coding sequence ATGATCAAAGGCAGCCTGGTGGCGCTGGTCACCCCCATGCACGAGGACGGCAGCCTCGACTGGGAAGCCTATCGCGCCCTCATCGAATTCCACATTGCCCAGCAAACCGATGGCCTGGTGGTGGTGGGCACCACCGGGGAATCCCCCACCGTCGATTTCGACGAACACCGCCGCCTCATCGAGGAGGCGGTGAAAATCGCCGCCGGCCGCATTCCCGTCATCGCCGGCACCGGCGCCAATTCCACCCGGGAGGCCATCGAGCTCACCGAGGCGGCCAGGAAGGCCGGGGCCACGGCCTGTCTGCTGGTGGCGCCCTATTACAACAAGCCGGGACAGGAAGGCCTCTACCGGCACTACCGCGCGGTGGCGGAGGCGGTGGACATCCCCCAGATTCTCTACAACGTGCCGGGACGCACCGCTTCCGACATTGCCAACGACACGGCGCTCAAGCTGGCGCAGATTCCCAACATCGTGGGGATCAAGGATGCCACCGGCAATCTGCAGCGGGGCACCGACCTCATCCTGCGCGCCCCCGAAGGCTTCGCCATCTACAGCGGCGACGATGCGTCCGCCCTCGCCCTCATGCTCCTCGGCGGCCATGGCGTGATTTCGGTGACCGCCAACGTCGCCCCCCGGCTCATGCATGAAATGTGCATGGCGGCGCTCGCCGGCCGCGTCGAGGAGGCACGCGCCATCAATGCGCGCCTCTTTCCCCTCCACGACAAACTCTTCGTCGAGGCCAACCCCATCCCGGTCAAATGGTGCGTGGCCCAGATGGGACTGATCAAAGGCGGCATCCGTCTGCCCCTCACCCCGCTCGCACCCGCCCACCACGACACCCTGCGAGCGGCAATGCGCCGGGCGGGCGTGCTTGACTGA